The sequence GGAGGGACAGACATTAATATTCACTTGAGTGGAAAGGAGGATTGTTTTATGGAAAAAGTGCCACCGCTTCTTTCTTTTTTTGAAATTTGTTCGGAAATTTTGGAAGGCGATTTTGGGCCTGCCGTTCAAACGGCGGGAATTGTCTTATTTGTGATTGTCTTCAATTTTTTTATCCGCACCCTCCTTTATAAATTAAGCGAGCGGTTTCTAAAGCAACAAAATATTTGGGCGCTCAGTTTTATATCCGCCCTTCACCATCCCCTCACCTACTATGTGTGGCTGGTTGCTGCGGTATGCTCGCTGGATATTCTCAGCTCTAGCTTATTGAACTTCCACATTGATGGGCTGCATGTCATTTTAAGTGTGTCCGCCGTTCTAGCCTTCGGCTGGTTCCTCATGCGTTGGAATAATCAAGTTGTTAAAAATATGATGGAAATGAGCCAAAACCATCAGATCGCACTGACTCCCGGAAAATTGGATTTGATCAGCAAAGTGGCAACAATGGCCATCATTTTTATTACCGTCTTCCTGCTGATGGACGTAACAGGCCGCAATATGCAGACGTTGATCGCTTTTGGAGGAATTGGCGGCCTGGCCTTAGCGTTTGCCTCGCAGCAAGTCATCTCCAATTTCTTTGGCGGCCTGATGGTCTACATTACCCAACCCTTTACAATTGGGGAATTTGTCAGCCTCCCCGAGAAAAAAATTGAAGGGAATATTGAAGAAATCGGCTGGTATTTGACGCGCATCCGCAATCTGGAAAAAAGGCCCATTTATGTTCCCAATTCCATTTTTACGCAAACCATCGTCATTACCCCTTCCCGCATGAGCCATGAACGCTTTCACCATACCATCGGACTGCGCTACGAAGATATCGGAGTAGTCAGGCAAGTGGTCGATGACATTAAGTTGATGCTCTTGCAGCAAGGGTATATCGACCGCCAGCAAAAAGTAGAGGTGTTTTTTACAGGCTTTGGATCGTCTTCTTTAGATATCAATGTATCCGCTTATATTTCAGCCTTATCCGGCGCAGACTTTCCGACAATCCGACAGGATATCCTATTAAAAATTGCCGATATTGTCGCCAAGCAAGGAGCAGAAATTGCCACTCCTACCAATATCGTTGAAATTCAAGGCGGGGTTATTTTAAAAGACCCTGATTTGACGACTATTAATCCTGCGGCCACTTAACGGCATATGGAAAACCTATTGAATTACATTTGCGAGCATGCCAATCAAGCGCATTGGATCATGTTTTGCTTGCTTTTACTGACAGGCCTTAATCTTCCCATCAGCGAAGAAATTATGTTGATCGGCGGAGGGGCCATTGCCAGTACCTGCATTCCAGACCACGCTTTACGCTTGTACATTTGGATTTTTTTGGGATGCTATCTATCCGCTTGGGAAGCTTATTGGATTGGTAGGCTTCTCGGCCCACGCCTGTATCGCATCCGCCTATTTAAATTTATTATAACCCCTCATCGCTTAGATTGGCTCCGCCACTATTATGCCAAGTTTGGAATTTTTACATTTATTGTGGGACGATTTTGCCCGGGAGGCATTCGCAATGCCCTATTTATGTCTTCGGGTTTAACCAAAATGCCCTTTCATCTTTTTATTTTAAGGGATGGACTAGCTTGCCTCCTCTCAAGCCTGGTTTTTTTTCACTTGGGCTACCATTTTGGAGAAAATATCGATCCCATTCTTGTCTATTTTCAACGCTATAGCGATTGGTTCTTAATAGGCATATTGACTTTAATCCTGGCAGGATTTGCCTATCTTTGGTATATTCATCGGCCTTAAGGGTTATTTAATGAGAATTAAAAATTCCCGTTAATTTTCTAAAATTCCATGAATTTAAGTAGCACTTAACCTTTGAAGGCGTTAACATACAAAATATTTGACAATCAAATTGATTAGCTAAATTAATCTAACCAAATGCTGAATATGACGATCCTTACTCCATCTAATCTCTTATCCTTGATGAGGGGACCGCTCGCCCTTTTATTTATCGTCGATAATGCATTTTACAGAAGCCTCGCTATTTTATTGGCCATGATAACAGATAGCCTCGACGGCTATTTAGCACGCCGCTACCGCATGACAAGCCAAGTGGGAGCTTTCTTAGACCCTTTAATGGACAAACTGTTTGTTTTTATTGTCATTGGTATTTTTATCCAAGAAGGACGCCTGCAGATGTGGCAAGCCCTTGCTCTGCTTTCCCGCGATTTTGCAGTCTTGGTATTTGGCCTTTATTTGGCTTTAAAAGGTGCCTGGTCTAATTTTCAATTCCGATCCATTTGGTCCGGTAAAATTACAACATCCCTTCAATTTTTCATTCTGCTTGCCTTAATCTTTCATATTTCTATCCCTTCCTATTTCTTTAGCTGCTTTATTGTACTCGGTTTTTCAGCCCTATTGGAATTATATTTCACAGAGCCACAACCGATCCAGCAAGCTAAATGAATGCTTTTCATCAAGCTTATATAAAACCGCAAGAGACCTTTCCCGGTATTTACCCATAAAGGCTCTTTTTTAAGTAAGGAATATGTCCTTTTGTTGTGGGTAAAGAGTGAATACCTTCTTTATCTTTCCATGAACCTATCCCCCATCTGTTCACCAAAGTTAACCCATTCTCTATAGTGGGAATCATATTGTTTAATAAAAACCAGCTTGCTTCAGAATTTCTATATTCGGCTGCTCAACAGCATACCAAGTAGATAAATCATTATTTGTTTTTAAAACCCAAGCAACAATAAATTGTATTTGAATTTTTTCTCCTTTTATCAATGAAAAACATGTTTCTAAACCTTGATCTAAATAGCGAATATTATCTGGCATTATTGTAGTTTGAAGTCGAAGAGGAACCCAATCATTATTTTTAGCTCGAAGTTCGATTTTCTCTTCATCTTCAGTGCCAATAGATAAGTTTATTGAATTATGCTCAAAAGATTGAGAAATTAAATGTTCGCCTGAATCAGGAAAACCTATTAAACTGGTTTCTAAGACACATTGCAAACTTATATTTAAATTTTCTAAAGCTTGAATTCTCCAAATATACGCAAAACAGCATATCAGGAGGTAGAATAGGATTAAATTTAGTTCGCAAACAATCTATCTCGCAATTTTTACTTTTCCAGGAGCTTAAATAACAATCAAATCCATTAGATTTAACAGTTTCTAAAAAGTTAAAATAGTCTTCATTAATTTTAACCTTAAATACTATATCACCTAAA comes from Candidatus Protochlamydia phocaeensis and encodes:
- a CDS encoding mechanosensitive ion channel family protein; the encoded protein is MEKVPPLLSFFEICSEILEGDFGPAVQTAGIVLFVIVFNFFIRTLLYKLSERFLKQQNIWALSFISALHHPLTYYVWLVAAVCSLDILSSSLLNFHIDGLHVILSVSAVLAFGWFLMRWNNQVVKNMMEMSQNHQIALTPGKLDLISKVATMAIIFITVFLLMDVTGRNMQTLIAFGGIGGLALAFASQQVISNFFGGLMVYITQPFTIGEFVSLPEKKIEGNIEEIGWYLTRIRNLEKRPIYVPNSIFTQTIVITPSRMSHERFHHTIGLRYEDIGVVRQVVDDIKLMLLQQGYIDRQQKVEVFFTGFGSSSLDINVSAYISALSGADFPTIRQDILLKIADIVAKQGAEIATPTNIVEIQGGVILKDPDLTTINPAAT
- a CDS encoding DedA family protein; this encodes MNYICEHANQAHWIMFCLLLLTGLNLPISEEIMLIGGGAIASTCIPDHALRLYIWIFLGCYLSAWEAYWIGRLLGPRLYRIRLFKFIITPHRLDWLRHYYAKFGIFTFIVGRFCPGGIRNALFMSSGLTKMPFHLFILRDGLACLLSSLVFFHLGYHFGENIDPILVYFQRYSDWFLIGILTLILAGFAYLWYIHRP
- a CDS encoding CDP-alcohol phosphatidyltransferase family protein → MTILTPSNLLSLMRGPLALLFIVDNAFYRSLAILLAMITDSLDGYLARRYRMTSQVGAFLDPLMDKLFVFIVIGIFIQEGRLQMWQALALLSRDFAVLVFGLYLALKGAWSNFQFRSIWSGKITTSLQFFILLALIFHISIPSYFFSCFIVLGFSALLELYFTEPQPIQQAK